DNA sequence from the Solea solea chromosome 12, fSolSol10.1, whole genome shotgun sequence genome:
CCATTAGAGTGGCACCTGACGGCGATGACCCGGTCACGCGGCTTGTCCAGTCCAGCGGCCTGTCCCACTTCTCGGAGAACCCGGTGCTGTTCGCGCTGCTGCCCCTCATCTTTGTCAACAAGTGTGCCTTCGGGTGTAAAGTGGAGGCGGAGGTTCTTCGGGGCCTCCTCAGGAGCCCTGCGCCCCTGCTCCTCGGGGTTCTGGGTCAGTTCCTGGTGATGCCGCTGTACGCGTACTGCGTGTCCCGACTGGCCTCGCTGCCTAAAGCTCTCTCCCTGGGCTTGGTCATCACCTGTTCCGCCCCAGGCGGCGGCGGTGGCTACCTGTACAGCCTGCTGCTGGGCGGCGACGTCACCCTCGCCATCTCCATGACCCTGGTGTCCACGGTGGTGGCGGTAGCAGCCATGCCGCTGTCCTCAGCCCTGTACGGCCGGTTGCTGGGGGTTCACGCCGCTCTGCACGTGCCCTTTGTGAAGATCCTGGGCACGCTCCTCTTCATCGCCATCCCCATCTCGCTGGGCATGCTGGTCAAGCTGCGTCTGCCCGCCCTCACACGCGTCCTACTGGCGCTCATACGACCCTTCAGCTTCGTGCTCATCGTGGGCGGGATCTTCATGGCCTACCAGATGGGCGCGTCCATCTTGGCCAACGTCCGGCCCCAGATTGTGGCGGTTGGTGTGACGGTGCCTTTGCTGGGCCTGGTGGTCGGCGCCATCT
Encoded proteins:
- the slc10a3 gene encoding P3 protein, coding for MRSILKLCCLFLVTTGGVGHVWATGNLTVDSGNQANTTTRGGYIRIGDGSSQEFEFPENTHGVIVISSQYQSASANRKGRQSWKQMLTVHSLDPEVLSILNVTDREHAGPTRSYIISIRSGVPGRAQLQIQLLDLDQDSVPVLVEERTDYSIRVAPDGDDPVTRLVQSSGLSHFSENPVLFALLPLIFVNKCAFGCKVEAEVLRGLLRSPAPLLLGVLGQFLVMPLYAYCVSRLASLPKALSLGLVITCSAPGGGGGYLYSLLLGGDVTLAISMTLVSTVVAVAAMPLSSALYGRLLGVHAALHVPFVKILGTLLFIAIPISLGMLVKLRLPALTRVLLALIRPFSFVLIVGGIFMAYQMGASILANVRPQIVAVGVTVPLLGLVVGAILAKLTGLALPQSKTVSIEVGVQNSLLALAVMQLSFRRVEADFASQAPFIVALSSTSEMLLIVLGYFAQRKLCGSAVPRSDA